A single genomic interval of Nocardioides nitrophenolicus harbors:
- a CDS encoding Uma2 family endonuclease yields MTLDLDLPQGQTLTAYDVAQLWEPDRRLELIDGVLTVMSSPSIPHQRTQMRLLKLLFAAAPPHLETWAAPVDVLSPDTVVQPDVLVVDPSHVVGSDPIEVNPLLVIEILSPSTALYDLNTKFKRYERAGIPSYWVVDPLGGRLIVWELREGAYVEVLDRAGDEPWTARQPFAVTVVPSELVGPEGGR; encoded by the coding sequence ATGACGCTGGACCTCGACCTGCCGCAGGGGCAGACGCTGACGGCGTACGACGTCGCGCAGCTGTGGGAGCCCGATCGCCGGCTCGAGCTGATTGACGGGGTGCTGACCGTCATGAGCTCGCCGTCGATCCCGCACCAGCGCACCCAGATGCGGCTGCTGAAGCTGCTCTTCGCGGCGGCGCCCCCGCATCTGGAGACCTGGGCCGCGCCGGTCGACGTCCTGTCTCCGGACACGGTGGTCCAGCCCGATGTGCTGGTCGTCGATCCGAGTCACGTGGTCGGGTCGGACCCGATCGAGGTGAACCCGCTGCTGGTGATCGAGATCCTCTCGCCGAGCACCGCCCTCTACGACCTCAACACCAAGTTCAAGCGCTACGAGCGGGCGGGGATCCCGTCGTACTGGGTGGTCGACCCGCTGGGCGGCCGGCTGATCGTGTGGGAGCTGCGCGAGGGCGCCTACGTCGAGGTCCTGGACCGCGCCGGTGACGAGCCGTGGACGGCGAGGCAGCCGTTCGCGGTGACGGTCGTGCCGTCGGAGCTGGTCGGCCCGGAAGGTGGTCGCTGA
- a CDS encoding DNA topoisomerase IB, translating into MARLRRTSPDEPGWTRRRAGRGFVHLGLDGRPLPAEDAARCRALVIPPAWTEVWICPRPNGHLQAVGVDAAGRRQYLYHPDWVARRAQEKHERVLGLGRRLPRLRERVEADLADDDLGPRATCALAVRLIDLGCFRIGNDVYAAEYGSFGLTTLERQHVRRSGDALVFEFTGKSGIEHHVEVDDPVAVRALDRRRRRRRSDRRLLDVTGTDVNDYLREVSGIEVTAKDFRTWHGTVLAAAALAGAPGPEASKTARKRAVAAAMREVSEFLGNTPALARSAYVDPRVVDAYEEGRTIRVRPGATREQLERATLRLVGGR; encoded by the coding sequence GTGGCCCGGCTGCGTCGTACCTCACCTGACGAGCCGGGCTGGACCCGTCGGAGGGCCGGGCGCGGCTTCGTCCACCTCGGCCTCGACGGGCGCCCGCTGCCGGCGGAGGACGCGGCACGGTGCCGGGCGCTGGTGATCCCGCCCGCGTGGACCGAGGTGTGGATCTGCCCGCGCCCCAACGGGCACCTGCAGGCGGTCGGCGTCGACGCGGCGGGCCGGCGGCAGTATCTCTACCACCCGGACTGGGTGGCGCGGCGCGCCCAGGAGAAGCACGAGCGGGTGCTGGGACTGGGCCGGCGGCTCCCGCGGCTGCGCGAGCGGGTCGAGGCCGACCTAGCCGACGACGACCTGGGCCCGCGCGCGACCTGCGCGCTCGCGGTGCGGCTGATCGACCTGGGCTGCTTCCGGATCGGCAACGACGTGTACGCCGCCGAGTACGGCTCGTTCGGCCTGACCACCCTCGAACGCCAGCACGTCCGGCGCTCGGGGGACGCGCTGGTCTTCGAGTTCACCGGGAAGTCGGGGATCGAGCACCACGTCGAGGTCGACGACCCGGTCGCCGTGCGGGCCCTGGACCGGCGCCGCCGGCGGCGCCGGTCCGACCGCCGGCTGCTCGACGTCACCGGGACCGACGTCAATGACTACCTGCGCGAGGTCAGTGGGATCGAGGTCACCGCCAAGGACTTCCGCACCTGGCACGGCACCGTGCTGGCCGCCGCCGCGCTCGCGGGAGCTCCCGGACCGGAGGCGTCGAAGACCGCCCGGAAGCGGGCGGTCGCGGCGGCGATGCGGGAGGTCTCCGAGTTCCTGGGCAACACGCCCGCGCTGGCCCGTTCGGCGTACGTCGACCCACGGGTGGTCGACGCCTACGAGGAGGGCCGCACCATCCGGGTGCGCCCGGGGGCGACCCGCGAGCAGCTGGAGCGGGCCACGCTCCGCCTGGTCGGCGGTCGGTGA
- a CDS encoding hydroxyacid-oxoacid transhydrogenase: MTETVFTYAAPALKFGRGAAAEVGYDVRGWGARRALLVTDPGVLAAGHAETVAASLGGHGIEVVTYAGARVEPTDASLEEAVAFARGAGRFDAVVAVGGGSAIDTAKAVALLVTNPGELMDYVNAPIGKARAPEQPVLPLAAVPTTTGTGAESTTICVLDVLALKVKTGISHPALRPRLAVVDPALSATQPAGVIAAAGMDILCHALESYTARWYADFPAKQAEQRVPYCGANPIADLWSERALGMLSGAFRAAVRSAREGEEGAEAAEQMALAATFAGLGFGNAGVHIPHANAYPIAGRVRDFRPADYPQDEAMVPHGMAVALTAPEAFRFTFDAAPERHLRAAQLLSPGVAGSDASVLPGVIAALMRDIGIPNGLAEVGYGAGDVDALVEGALQQQRLLATAPKDVAGEDLATIITASLEHW, translated from the coding sequence GTGACCGAGACCGTCTTCACCTACGCCGCGCCCGCACTCAAGTTCGGCCGGGGCGCCGCCGCCGAGGTCGGCTACGACGTCCGCGGCTGGGGCGCGCGCCGGGCCCTGCTCGTGACCGACCCGGGCGTGCTGGCCGCCGGACACGCCGAGACCGTCGCCGCGTCGCTGGGCGGCCACGGCATCGAGGTGGTCACCTATGCCGGCGCCCGGGTCGAGCCGACCGACGCGTCGCTGGAGGAGGCGGTGGCCTTCGCCCGGGGCGCGGGCCGGTTCGACGCGGTGGTCGCGGTGGGCGGCGGCTCCGCGATCGACACCGCGAAGGCGGTCGCGCTGCTGGTCACCAACCCGGGCGAGCTGATGGACTACGTCAACGCGCCGATCGGCAAGGCGCGCGCGCCCGAGCAGCCGGTGCTGCCGCTGGCCGCCGTACCGACCACGACCGGCACCGGCGCCGAGTCGACCACGATCTGCGTGCTGGACGTGCTCGCGCTGAAGGTGAAGACCGGCATCAGCCACCCGGCGCTGCGCCCGCGCCTGGCCGTGGTCGACCCGGCGCTGTCGGCGACCCAGCCGGCGGGCGTGATCGCGGCGGCCGGGATGGACATCCTGTGCCACGCGCTGGAGAGCTACACCGCCCGCTGGTACGCCGACTTCCCGGCCAAGCAGGCCGAGCAGCGGGTGCCCTACTGCGGCGCCAACCCGATCGCGGACCTGTGGTCGGAGCGGGCGCTGGGGATGCTGTCCGGGGCCTTCCGGGCCGCCGTCCGCTCGGCGCGGGAGGGGGAGGAGGGCGCCGAGGCGGCCGAGCAGATGGCGCTCGCCGCCACCTTCGCCGGCCTCGGCTTCGGCAACGCCGGCGTCCACATCCCTCACGCCAACGCCTACCCGATCGCCGGCCGGGTCCGTGACTTCCGGCCCGCCGACTATCCCCAGGACGAGGCGATGGTGCCCCACGGCATGGCCGTCGCGCTGACCGCGCCGGAGGCGTTCCGGTTCACCTTCGACGCCGCGCCCGAGCGGCACCTGCGGGCCGCGCAGCTGCTGTCGCCGGGTGTCGCGGGCTCCGACGCCTCCGTGCTGCCCGGCGTGATCGCGGCGCTGATGCGCGACATCGGGATCCCCAACGGCCTGGCCGAGGTCGGCTACGGCGCCGGCGACGTGGACGCACTGGTCGAGGGCGCGCTGCAGCAGCAGCGGCTGCTCGCCACCGCGCCCAAGGACGTGGCCGGCGAGGACCTCGCCACGATCATCACCGCGTCCCTCGAGCACTGGTGA
- a CDS encoding NUDIX domain-containing protein: MGQRVQRLAAYAVIVRGDRILLSRLAERVTKRELWSLPGGGVDHGEDPRDAVVREVYEETGLHAEVGETAHVYSLHVADSWRRGRRVDAHSVRIVYEGWVPADAPEPHVTEVDGSTAEAAWKPIAAVLDGSVPTVGLVTEALASYAVRQRQRTAAYAYVVRDDAILLTRTSDLAPDPGTWHLPGGGIDHGESPRDTIRRELWEECGLEGEAGDLLTVLDHHFTGTAPNGREEDFHAIGVIYHAEVGPGEPHVVEEDGTTDEAAWVPLADVAARRIKVYGSVRAAIEAAGDTVAG; encoded by the coding sequence ATGGGGCAGCGGGTGCAGCGGCTGGCGGCGTACGCCGTCATCGTCCGCGGCGACCGGATCCTGCTCTCCCGGCTGGCCGAGCGGGTGACCAAGCGGGAGCTGTGGTCGCTGCCGGGCGGCGGCGTCGACCACGGCGAGGATCCGCGCGACGCGGTGGTGCGCGAGGTCTACGAGGAGACCGGGCTGCACGCCGAGGTCGGCGAGACGGCCCACGTCTACTCCCTCCACGTCGCCGACTCGTGGCGCCGGGGGCGCCGGGTCGACGCGCACTCGGTGCGGATCGTCTACGAGGGCTGGGTGCCGGCCGACGCGCCCGAGCCCCACGTCACCGAGGTCGACGGCTCGACCGCGGAGGCGGCCTGGAAGCCGATCGCCGCGGTGCTCGATGGCAGCGTGCCGACGGTCGGCCTGGTGACCGAGGCGCTGGCGTCGTACGCCGTGCGCCAGCGGCAGCGCACCGCCGCCTACGCCTACGTGGTGCGCGACGACGCGATCCTGCTGACCCGGACCTCGGACCTGGCGCCCGACCCCGGGACCTGGCACCTGCCCGGGGGTGGGATCGACCACGGCGAGTCGCCGCGCGACACGATCCGGCGCGAGCTGTGGGAGGAGTGCGGGCTGGAGGGGGAGGCCGGTGACCTGCTGACCGTCCTCGACCACCATTTCACCGGCACCGCGCCCAATGGTCGCGAGGAGGACTTCCACGCGATCGGGGTGATCTACCACGCCGAGGTAGGCCCCGGGGAGCCCCACGTCGTCGAGGAGGACGGCACCACCGACGAGGCGGCGTGGGTGCCGCTCGCCGACGTGGCCGCGCGCCGGATCAAGGTCTACGGCTCGGTCCGGGCCGCGATCGAGGCCGCCGGCGATACTGTCGCCGGGTGA
- a CDS encoding DUF1905 domain-containing protein translates to MTEHEFTAELWRWRARDEQSGGAWFFVSLPFDVTDQIDEAGPRRGFGSVRVEVTVGASTWRTSVFPSVEERTLVLPVKKAVRAAEGLVEGGRCTVRLRTVE, encoded by the coding sequence GTGACCGAGCACGAGTTCACCGCCGAGCTGTGGCGCTGGCGGGCCCGCGACGAGCAGTCCGGCGGGGCGTGGTTCTTCGTGAGCCTGCCGTTCGACGTCACCGACCAGATCGACGAGGCCGGCCCGCGCCGGGGCTTCGGGAGCGTCCGGGTGGAGGTGACGGTCGGTGCGAGCACCTGGCGCACGTCGGTGTTCCCGAGCGTCGAGGAGCGCACCCTCGTGCTCCCGGTGAAGAAGGCGGTGCGTGCCGCCGAGGGCCTGGTCGAAGGTGGACGGTGCACGGTCCGGCTCCGTACGGTCGAGTGA
- a CDS encoding O-acetyl-ADP-ribose deacetylase: protein MDIEVVEGDITAQQVDAVVNAANRAMRGGAGVDGAIHRAGGPEVLADCRRRFPRGLATGDAGWTTAGRMAARWVIHVVGPNRNAGETDRDLLTSCYRRALEVADELGARSVAFPLISAGAYGWPKEDAVDAALETLRATPTAVEQARLVAFGRSAYELIAGRL from the coding sequence ATGGACATCGAGGTCGTCGAGGGCGACATCACCGCCCAGCAGGTCGATGCGGTGGTCAACGCCGCCAACCGCGCGATGCGCGGGGGAGCGGGCGTCGACGGCGCCATCCACCGCGCCGGCGGGCCCGAGGTGCTGGCCGACTGCCGCCGCCGGTTCCCGCGGGGCCTGGCGACCGGCGACGCCGGCTGGACCACCGCGGGCCGGATGGCGGCGCGGTGGGTGATCCACGTCGTCGGACCCAACCGCAACGCCGGCGAGACCGACCGCGACCTGCTGACCTCGTGCTACCGCCGCGCGCTCGAGGTCGCCGACGAGCTGGGCGCGCGCTCGGTCGCCTTCCCGCTGATCAGCGCCGGTGCCTACGGGTGGCCGAAGGAGGACGCCGTCGACGCGGCGCTGGAGACCCTGCGCGCGACGCCGACCGCGGTCGAGCAGGCCCGGCTGGTGGCCTTCGGGCGCTCGGCGTACGAGCTCATCGCGGGCCGGCTGTAG
- a CDS encoding class I SAM-dependent methyltransferase, which produces MSTTSLDEALARVRADLLADERLVRAVASGRRKAAVPPWRRVELRWVDLKAGRSLQVVRYDATQAHTANHPRGEAAEQAVDALLAEPFGNWTVETAEQQLSLRVTKRGDAAVHVAAGRQQAPADRSHDRAKDRLLPEDDPVFAALGLADAQGRIKPSRMAKYRQVEDFLRILDRSVTEAIAKSRLRRPTPEDPLRVVDLGCGNGYLTFAAQRYLQERRGLPVRVTGVDVKEQSRDHNAAVARELGIEATFVAGTIGEAELAQAPDVVLALHACDTATDDALARAVEWRTPLVLAAPCCHHDIAAQLRGAEPPAPYASLVRDGILRERFADTLTDTLRALLLRRAGYRVDVMEFVDSRHTPRNTLLRAVRTGAGAGAGTDDGEYDALVAAWGIRPRLGELLG; this is translated from the coding sequence GTGAGCACCACCTCCCTCGACGAGGCGCTGGCGCGGGTCCGGGCGGACCTGCTGGCCGACGAGCGCCTGGTGCGGGCGGTCGCGTCGGGGCGGCGGAAGGCCGCCGTGCCCCCGTGGCGCCGGGTCGAGCTGCGCTGGGTCGACCTCAAGGCGGGCCGAAGCCTCCAGGTCGTCAGGTACGACGCCACCCAGGCCCACACGGCCAACCACCCCCGCGGGGAGGCGGCCGAGCAGGCGGTCGACGCGCTGCTCGCGGAGCCGTTCGGCAACTGGACGGTGGAGACGGCGGAGCAGCAGCTCAGCCTGCGGGTCACCAAGAGGGGCGACGCGGCCGTGCATGTCGCCGCCGGGAGGCAGCAGGCGCCGGCGGACCGGAGCCACGACCGGGCCAAGGATCGGCTGCTGCCCGAGGACGACCCGGTGTTCGCCGCGCTCGGCCTGGCCGACGCGCAGGGGCGGATCAAGCCGAGCCGGATGGCGAAGTACCGCCAGGTCGAGGACTTCCTGCGGATCCTGGACCGCTCGGTCACCGAGGCGATCGCCAAGAGCCGGCTGCGCCGGCCGACGCCCGAGGACCCGCTGCGGGTGGTCGACCTCGGCTGCGGCAACGGCTACCTCACCTTCGCCGCGCAGCGCTATCTCCAGGAGCGCCGCGGCCTCCCGGTCCGGGTCACCGGCGTCGACGTGAAGGAGCAGTCGCGCGACCACAACGCCGCGGTCGCGCGCGAGCTCGGCATCGAGGCCACCTTCGTCGCCGGCACCATCGGCGAGGCCGAGCTCGCGCAGGCACCCGACGTGGTGCTGGCCCTGCACGCCTGCGACACCGCCACCGACGACGCGCTCGCCCGGGCCGTCGAGTGGCGGACGCCGCTCGTGCTGGCCGCGCCCTGCTGCCACCACGACATCGCCGCCCAGCTGCGTGGCGCGGAGCCGCCGGCGCCGTACGCCTCGCTGGTGCGCGACGGCATCCTGCGCGAGCGGTTCGCCGACACCCTCACCGACACGCTCCGGGCGCTGCTGCTGCGCCGGGCCGGCTACCGGGTCGACGTGATGGAGTTCGTCGACAGCCGGCACACCCCACGCAACACGCTGCTGCGCGCGGTGCGCACCGGTGCCGGCGCCGGGGCCGGCACCGACGACGGCGAGTACGACGCCCTGGTCGCCGCGTGGGGGATCCGGCCGCGGCTCGGGGAGCTGCTCGGGTGA
- a CDS encoding amidase — MTSHPHQPRPRARRRLLPGLAAGAMTALTAGLLAAVPTPAQGWNSVPTSGGDTWGVHDAANPGLDTGSVRNTAGNALQGYGGLRIEVEDGTSRLNGVLLRGFGLTYDGHQTFTTTRGVDVDGVVVRRELVVPAGESYGRFLDTFTNTTHEDVTFEVAFGGQLGYDTGENQSEISSTGSGDTTIDSADGWASWSTPTTAAGAPSQNGPSATVFGTPDRPEALDRMGSFLLDPFATPLATEGDAANHPGFVNTVTVAPGDSASLLHYVVTGLPEGRAVLGATRPAGSEVSRVEAAAATLAALPDVAGLSTAELCSVTNFDAGALGLGGAECDQRARNELVNQARGATAAHTPPTTSPYDVVGKSITELIADIKAGRTNSQQIVRAYLDRIAAYDRGPLGLNSVITVAPDAMAQARAADQARRNGDTRPLLGIPVLAKDIIDTKDLPTTGGSRVFDGYQPPTDAFQVGLMREAGAIILGKANLAEFANDGHYSPNGYGMVWNAFDPSRSPIGSSGGSAVAVASSFAAAAWGTQTGDSLWGPSGAASLYSLRGTDGMQSSAGTMPLTLIQDYVGWIGQSLEDLALLLDVTAVDNPDDVLDDVANGHRPDDWSAYLSADALQGKVIGVPATAFDDPFGTSEVSDALEARFADFEAAGATVRVIPDFANAPTRGNYGNTGYEGWLQWLAAHPDAPYTRPEQITNNPLRVPYQYPGPYTGDGTGMTEQQQRDFEAYRALYRDNLAGWMDDNGVDAVLYPAELSEIHLNDSIQPSFGRKDPQSSAAGVPTVIFPAGATENGNPVGFQLQGKAFQDAELMGFAYAFDKIANGRILPTDVTPRLAYDADAVPGGVDPLVPLPEPPVVTPAAAKRLTVLDRSARAALRKGKARVALSIGCASVADDCTGSVQVRVGKRVFTAPAVVGAGGQSTVKVRLSKAASATLRKGRKLTVWVTFAGTDTTASTTTPIKVKVRR, encoded by the coding sequence GTGACATCCCACCCCCACCAGCCACGACCACGCGCCCGCCGCCGGCTGCTCCCCGGCCTCGCGGCCGGGGCGATGACCGCCCTCACCGCCGGCCTGCTGGCCGCCGTCCCCACCCCCGCACAGGGCTGGAACTCGGTGCCCACCAGTGGCGGCGACACCTGGGGGGTGCACGACGCCGCGAATCCCGGGCTCGACACCGGCAGCGTCCGCAACACCGCCGGCAACGCCCTGCAGGGCTACGGCGGCCTGCGGATCGAGGTCGAGGACGGCACCAGCCGGCTCAACGGCGTGCTGCTCCGCGGCTTCGGGCTCACCTACGACGGTCACCAGACGTTCACCACCACCCGCGGCGTCGACGTCGACGGCGTCGTCGTCCGGCGCGAGCTCGTGGTCCCGGCGGGCGAGAGCTACGGCCGCTTCCTGGACACCTTCACCAACACCACGCACGAGGACGTCACCTTCGAGGTCGCCTTCGGTGGCCAGCTCGGCTACGACACCGGCGAGAACCAGAGCGAGATCAGCAGCACCGGCAGCGGCGACACCACCATCGACAGCGCGGACGGGTGGGCCTCCTGGTCGACGCCGACCACGGCCGCCGGCGCACCCAGCCAGAACGGCCCCTCCGCCACCGTCTTCGGTACGCCGGACCGGCCCGAGGCGCTCGACCGGATGGGCAGCTTCCTGCTCGACCCGTTCGCCACCCCGCTCGCGACCGAGGGCGACGCCGCCAACCATCCCGGCTTCGTCAACACCGTCACGGTCGCGCCGGGCGACAGCGCCTCGCTGCTGCACTACGTCGTGACCGGCCTGCCCGAGGGCCGCGCGGTGCTGGGCGCGACCCGGCCGGCCGGCTCGGAGGTGAGCCGGGTCGAGGCCGCGGCCGCCACCCTCGCCGCGCTGCCCGATGTCGCCGGGCTCAGCACCGCCGAGCTGTGCTCGGTCACCAACTTCGACGCGGGCGCGCTCGGCCTCGGCGGCGCGGAGTGCGACCAGCGGGCGCGCAACGAGCTGGTCAACCAGGCCCGCGGGGCGACCGCGGCACACACCCCGCCGACCACCTCGCCGTACGACGTCGTGGGCAAGTCCATCACCGAGCTGATCGCCGACATCAAGGCCGGGCGGACCAACTCCCAGCAGATCGTGCGGGCCTACCTGGACCGGATCGCGGCCTACGACCGCGGCCCGCTGGGCCTGAACTCGGTGATCACCGTCGCGCCCGACGCGATGGCCCAGGCCCGGGCCGCCGACCAGGCCCGCAGGAACGGCGACACCCGGCCGCTGCTCGGCATCCCCGTCCTGGCCAAGGACATCATCGACACCAAGGACCTGCCGACCACCGGCGGCTCGCGGGTGTTCGACGGCTACCAGCCGCCGACCGACGCCTTCCAGGTCGGCCTGATGCGCGAGGCCGGTGCGATCATCCTCGGCAAGGCGAACCTCGCCGAGTTCGCCAACGACGGCCACTACAGCCCCAACGGCTACGGCATGGTGTGGAACGCCTTCGACCCCTCGCGCAGCCCGATCGGCTCCAGCGGCGGGTCGGCCGTCGCGGTCGCGTCGAGCTTCGCCGCCGCGGCCTGGGGCACCCAGACCGGTGACTCGCTGTGGGGTCCGTCCGGCGCGGCCAGCCTGTACTCCCTGCGCGGCACCGACGGCATGCAGTCCAGCGCGGGCACCATGCCGCTCACCTTGATCCAGGACTACGTCGGCTGGATCGGGCAGTCCCTCGAGGACCTCGCCCTGCTGCTGGACGTGACGGCGGTCGACAACCCCGACGACGTGCTGGACGACGTCGCCAACGGCCACCGACCCGACGACTGGTCGGCGTACCTGAGCGCCGACGCGCTGCAGGGCAAGGTGATCGGCGTCCCCGCGACCGCCTTCGACGACCCGTTCGGAACCAGCGAGGTCAGCGACGCCCTCGAGGCCCGCTTCGCCGACTTCGAGGCGGCCGGCGCGACGGTCCGGGTGATCCCCGACTTCGCGAACGCCCCCACCCGCGGCAACTACGGCAACACCGGGTACGAGGGCTGGCTGCAGTGGCTGGCCGCGCACCCCGACGCGCCGTACACCCGGCCCGAGCAGATCACCAACAACCCGCTGCGGGTGCCCTACCAGTACCCGGGCCCCTACACCGGCGACGGAACCGGCATGACCGAGCAGCAGCAGCGCGACTTCGAGGCGTACCGGGCGCTGTACCGCGACAACCTCGCGGGCTGGATGGACGACAACGGCGTGGACGCGGTGCTCTACCCCGCCGAGCTCAGCGAGATCCACCTCAACGACTCGATCCAGCCCAGCTTCGGCCGGAAGGACCCGCAGTCCTCCGCGGCCGGCGTGCCGACGGTCATCTTCCCCGCGGGCGCGACCGAGAACGGCAACCCGGTCGGCTTCCAGCTCCAGGGCAAGGCGTTCCAGGACGCCGAGCTGATGGGCTTCGCCTACGCCTTCGACAAGATCGCCAACGGGCGGATCCTGCCGACCGACGTCACCCCGCGCCTGGCGTACGACGCCGACGCGGTGCCGGGCGGCGTCGACCCGCTCGTCCCGCTGCCCGAGCCGCCGGTCGTCACGCCGGCCGCCGCGAAGCGGCTGACCGTCCTCGACCGCTCCGCCAGGGCGGCGCTGCGCAAGGGCAAGGCCCGGGTGGCGCTCAGCATCGGCTGCGCGAGTGTCGCGGACGACTGCACCGGGTCGGTCCAGGTGCGGGTCGGCAAGCGCGTGTTCACCGCACCTGCCGTCGTCGGGGCGGGCGGCCAGTCGACCGTCAAGGTCCGGCTGAGCAAGGCGGCGTCGGCCACGCTGCGCAAGGGCCGCAAGCTGACCGTGTGGGTCACCTTCGCCGGCACCGACACCACGGCCAGCACCACCACGCCGATCAAGGTGAAGGTGCGCCGCTGA
- a CDS encoding geranylgeranyl reductase family protein, with the protein MTSAPSLSTDVLVVGAGPAGSAAATWAARAGLDVVLADAAVFPRDKTCGDGLTPRAIGELERLGLRDWVRSHTVNQGLRAHGFGQTLHLPWPGGHLPDWGSAIARTELDDHLRSTALKAGATGLDGARAVDVRMDGARVAAVVLKDGREIACRRLVVADGVRSPLGKVLGREWHRDTVYGVAGRSYVTSTRADDPWISSHLELRGEQDEILSGYGWIFPLGRQSGEVNLGAGTLATAKRPADVAIKPLMKLYADRLRAEFGLGEELRAPTSALLPMGGAVSHVAGRNWALIGDAAACVNPLNGEGIDYGLETGRVVAELLAERPDADLGAVWPEILREHYGESFSIARRLAGLVTVPRLLPALGPVGMRSDLLMTLALRWMGNLVTDEDRDRSARVWRWAGRHSLARDSRPPFS; encoded by the coding sequence ATGACGAGCGCGCCCTCCCTGAGCACCGACGTCCTCGTCGTCGGTGCCGGTCCCGCCGGCTCCGCGGCCGCCACCTGGGCGGCCCGTGCCGGGCTGGACGTGGTCCTGGCCGACGCGGCGGTGTTCCCGCGCGACAAGACCTGCGGCGACGGGCTGACGCCGCGGGCGATCGGGGAGCTGGAGCGGCTCGGGCTGCGCGACTGGGTGCGCTCCCACACGGTCAACCAGGGCCTGCGGGCGCACGGGTTCGGGCAGACGCTGCACCTGCCGTGGCCGGGCGGCCACCTGCCCGACTGGGGCAGTGCGATCGCCCGCACCGAGCTCGACGACCACCTGCGCAGCACCGCGCTCAAGGCCGGGGCCACCGGGCTCGACGGGGCCCGGGCGGTCGACGTACGGATGGACGGGGCGCGGGTCGCCGCGGTCGTGCTCAAGGACGGGCGCGAGATCGCCTGCCGGCGGCTGGTGGTCGCCGACGGGGTGCGCTCTCCGCTGGGCAAGGTGCTGGGACGGGAGTGGCACCGCGACACGGTCTACGGCGTCGCCGGGCGCTCCTACGTCACCTCGACCCGCGCCGACGACCCGTGGATCAGCTCCCACCTCGAGCTGCGCGGCGAGCAGGACGAGATCCTGTCGGGCTACGGCTGGATCTTCCCGCTGGGCCGCCAGAGCGGCGAGGTCAACCTCGGCGCCGGCACCCTCGCCACCGCGAAGCGGCCCGCCGACGTGGCGATCAAACCCCTGATGAAGCTGTACGCCGACCGGCTCCGTGCGGAGTTCGGGCTCGGCGAGGAGCTGCGCGCCCCGACGTCGGCGCTGCTGCCGATGGGCGGCGCCGTCTCCCACGTCGCCGGCCGCAACTGGGCGCTGATCGGTGACGCCGCGGCCTGCGTGAACCCGCTCAACGGCGAGGGCATCGACTACGGCCTGGAGACCGGGCGGGTGGTCGCCGAGCTGCTCGCCGAGCGGCCCGACGCCGACCTGGGTGCGGTCTGGCCCGAGATCCTGCGCGAGCACTACGGCGAGTCCTTCTCGATCGCCCGGCGCCTGGCCGGGCTGGTGACCGTGCCGCGGCTGCTGCCGGCGCTCGGCCCGGTCGGGATGCGCTCCGACCTGCTGATGACCCTCGCCCTGCGCTGGATGGGCAACCTGGTGACCGACGAGGACCGCGACCGCTCGGCGCGGGTGTGGCGCTGGGCCGGGCGGCACTCCCTGGCCCGCGACAGCCGCCCGCCCTTCTCCTGA